A stretch of the Uranotaenia lowii strain MFRU-FL chromosome 3, ASM2978415v1, whole genome shotgun sequence genome encodes the following:
- the LOC129751881 gene encoding chymotrypsin-elastase inhibitor ixodidin-like, producing MKLPILIFATLAVLQLITARKAYSKRDCWAHESFTTCGSCIEKVCGVPDIPRVCPAVCLKGCYCDQGYIRRKADGACITIKKCLANPVING from the exons ATGAAGCTTCCCATATTGATTTTTGCCACCTTGGCAGTGCTGCAGCTTATAACCGCTCGAAAAGCTTATAGCAAAC gtgATTGTTGGGCTCACGAATCCTTTACAACATGTGGATCATGCATTGAGAAAGTTTGCGGGGTGCCCGATATTCCGCGGGTTTGCCCTGCCGTTTGTCTGAAGGGATGTTACTGCGATCAGGGCTACATCCGCCGGAAGGCAGATGGAGCTTGCATTACGATCAAAAAATGCTTGGCGAATCCTGTGATCAACGGTTAG
- the LOC129753770 gene encoding chymotrypsin-elastase inhibitor ixodidin-like, whose protein sequence is MKIILVIFASLAVLQIIAARKANSELDCRPNESFSTCGTCYERVCGVSDFPIACPEMCFKGCFCDAGYIRKQPNGACITEKRCLVIG, encoded by the exons atgaagattattttggtgatttttgccAGTTTGGCTGTTCTACAAATAATAGCTGCTCGTAAAGCAAACAGTGAAC TTGACTGTCGCCCAAACGAATCCTTTTCCACCTGCGGAACATGCTACGAGAGGGTTTGTGGAGTTTCGGACTTTCCGATCGCTTGTCCCGAAATGTGTTTCAAGGGATGCTTTTGCGATGCCGGATACATTCGGAAGCAACCCAATGGAGCCTGTATTACCGAAAAACGTTGTTTGGTTATTGGTTAA
- the LOC129756009 gene encoding chymotrypsin inhibitor-like: MKILLLICACFAALQLTTARKANSQLDCRPNETYTTCGPCNERVCGVPFEPIYCLMCPKGCFCNKGYVRKVPNGACVKPTWC; the protein is encoded by the exons ATGAAGATTCTTTTGCTGATCTGTGCTTGCTTTGCTGCCTTACAGCTAACGACTGCCCGCAAGGCCAACAGTCaac TTGATTGCCGACCTAATGAAACTTATACGACCTGTGGCCCGTGCAATGAACGAGTGTGTGGTGTTCCCTTTGAACCAATCTATTGCCTGATGTGCCCCAAAGGATGTTTCTGCAATAAAGGCTACGTTCGTAAAGTTCCCAATGGTGCCTGCGTCAAACCGACCTGGTGCTGA